The proteins below are encoded in one region of Amycolatopsis magusensis:
- a CDS encoding nucleotide pyrophosphohydrolase: MTLEDLIRRLREFADARDWEPFHTPKNLVMALSGEAGELTSLFQWLTPEESADWRSDPELEANVLDELADVTLYLVRLADVLGVDLYEAANAKIDRNELRFPRKG; the protein is encoded by the coding sequence GTGACCCTCGAAGACCTGATCCGGCGGCTCCGCGAGTTCGCCGACGCGCGTGACTGGGAACCGTTCCACACGCCGAAGAACCTGGTGATGGCGTTGTCCGGCGAAGCGGGTGAGCTGACCTCGCTGTTCCAGTGGCTGACCCCGGAGGAATCGGCGGACTGGCGGTCGGATCCGGAGCTCGAGGCGAACGTGCTCGACGAGCTCGCGGACGTGACGCTGTACCTGGTCCGCCTGGCCGACGTGCTCGGCGTCGACCTCTACGAAGCGGCCAACGCGAAGATCGACCGCAACGAACTGAGATTCCCCCGAAAGGGTTAA
- a CDS encoding class F sortase has product MDRARWKVTAACGSALTVVVAVGVVLFALPTPEQHPAPRTAAAPVIETPLPSMTSTLAAAPAEPVVPEASADRLDVKVLPPGKPAWLEIPQLGVHTGQIIDLGLRPDGTLQVPGDAKTAGWYTESPTPGEVGPAVIAGHVDYDHVPGVFSRLAELEIGTRVTVHRGDGISAVFTVYRVERHPKAEFPSDDVYGDTAQPELRLITCGGAFDRDSRQYEDNVVAYGRFTEALRLRPTTAFR; this is encoded by the coding sequence GTGGACCGGGCACGCTGGAAGGTCACCGCGGCCTGCGGATCGGCGTTGACGGTGGTGGTCGCGGTCGGGGTGGTGCTGTTCGCGCTGCCGACGCCGGAGCAGCACCCCGCGCCACGCACCGCGGCCGCGCCCGTCATCGAGACGCCGCTGCCCAGCATGACCTCCACGCTGGCCGCGGCACCCGCCGAGCCGGTCGTGCCGGAGGCGAGCGCCGACCGCCTCGACGTGAAGGTGCTGCCACCGGGCAAGCCGGCCTGGCTGGAGATCCCGCAGCTCGGTGTCCACACCGGACAGATCATCGACCTCGGGCTGCGCCCGGACGGCACGCTGCAGGTGCCCGGGGACGCGAAAACCGCGGGCTGGTACACGGAAAGCCCGACGCCGGGCGAGGTCGGACCGGCGGTGATCGCCGGGCACGTCGACTACGACCACGTGCCGGGGGTGTTCTCGCGGCTGGCCGAACTGGAGATCGGCACCCGGGTCACCGTGCACCGCGGTGACGGGATCAGCGCGGTGTTCACCGTCTACCGCGTGGAGCGGCACCCGAAGGCGGAGTTCCCGTCCGACGACGTCTACGGCGACACCGCCCAGCCGGAGCTGCGGCTGATCACCTGCGGTGGTGCCTTCGACCGCGACTCGCGCCAGTACGAGGACAACGTGGTGGCCTACGGCCGGTTCACCGAAGCCCTCCGGCTGAGGCCGACTACGGCATTCCGGTGA